The window ACTGATGCAGCACGTTGACGTGTCGGCAGGGGCCCCGTCGGGAGCCCCCGACGGCGTCGTGTGGCCCATCCGCTCGCAGTGGCTCCGCGTGTCCTCGCCCAGCGCGTCGGCGACGGCCGCCGCGGCGGGGCCGACGGCCGCTGCAAGGAGGACAGCGGCGAGAAGGGCCGCCAGCCCGCGGAACGGGTGGGTGGGACGAGTCATGAAAGGGATGCAGGCAGTATCGGCCATTTATTCCGCCGCTTGCCTTAAATGCCGCTCAGGTAGAGCGGGATGCACGCTCCGTTCACAGACGCTCCGCTCGGCGCGCGTTGTCAGAATCGGCGTCCCGCTGGTCCGGTAACGGACCGGGCCCCGGAGCGTCTGTCCGCCAAATACCGATCTCCATGCCCGCAGCTCTCGCCTCCGATCCCCTTCCCGTCGCCTCGGGCGACGGGGTCTCGCCGCCCGACGTGCAGTCACGCGCGACCCTGGGCGTGGAGGGGATGACGTGCGCAGCCTGTTCGACACGAGTCGAGAAGGCCCTTCAGGCCGTTCCGGGCGTCCACGAGGCGACGGTCAACCTGGCGACCGAGCGGGCGACGGTCCGGTTCGACGCGGCCGAGACGACGCCGCTGGCGCTCGCGGAGGCCGTCCAGCGCGCGGGCTACGACGTGCGGACCGAGGAGGTCTCGTTCGCCGTCAGCGGGATGACGTGCGCGGCGTGCGTCGGGCGCGTCGAGAAGGCGCTCCAAGGGGCGGACGGCGTGGTCGAGGCGTCGGTGAACCTGGCGACCGAGCGCGCCCGCGTCCGCTACGCGGCCGGGACCGACGTCGAGGCGCTGTACGAGGCCGTCCGCCGGACCGGGTACGACGTGGTCGAGGCGACGGACGGGGCGACGGCCGAGGACGCCGAGCGCGAGGCGCGCGAGCTCGATCGAGGGCGGCTGCGGCGGCGCCTGTTGTGGGCGGCCGGGCTCTCGCTCCCGCTGTTCCTGGTGGAGATGGTCCCGATGGCGATCCCCGGCGGGATGGCGTGGGTGGACGGGCTCGTCCCGATGCAGACGCGGTGGCTCGTGGCCTTTGGGCTGGCGACGGCCGTCCAGTTCGGGCCGGGCTGGCGGTTCTACCGCGCCGGGTGGGCGGCGGCCCGGCACGGGTCGCCCGACATGAACACCCTCGTCGCGCTCGGCACGACGGCGGCCTACGGGTACTCCGTCATCGCGACGTTCCTGCCGGGCGTGCTCCCGGCCGGCGCCGTCCACGTCTACTACGAGGCGTCGGCGACGATCATCACGCTGATCCTCCTGGGCAAGTGGTTCGAGGCGCGGGCGAAGGGGCAGACCTCGGACGCCGTCCGCGCGCTCTTGGGACTGAGGGCCGAGACCGCCCGCGTGGTCCAGGGTGGCGTCGAAACGGAAGTGCCCATCGAGGACGTGGCCGTGGGCGACGTCGTCCGCATCCGCCCCGGCGAGAAGGTGCCGGTCGACGGCGTCGTGACCGAGGGGACGAGCTACGTCGACGAGTCGATGGTGACGGGCGAGCCGGTGCCGGTCGAGAAGACCGAGGGCGGGGCGGTCGTGGGAGGGACGGTGAACCAGGCCGGGGCGCTCTTGGTCGAGACGACGCACGTGGGCGCCGACACGGTCCTCGCGCAGATCGTCCAGCTCGTCGAGGAGGCGCAGGCGTCGCGCCCGGCCATCCAGGCGCTGGCGGACCGCGTCGTCGCCGTGTTCGTGCCCATCGTCCTCGTCGTCGCCGCGGTCGTGTTCGGGGTCTGGCTCGCCGTCGGCCCGAGCCCGGCGCTGACCTACGCCCTCGTGGCCGCCGTCTCGGTCCTCATCATCGCGTGCCCCTGCGCGATGGGGCTCGCGACGCCCGTATCGGTCATGGTCGGGACCGGGAAGGCGGCCGAGTTGGGCGTCCTGTTCCGCAAGGGCGAGGCGTTGCAGACGCTGAGCGAGGCCGACGTGGTCGCCCTCGACAAGACGGGGACGCTCACGGAGGGGCGCCCGACGCTCACCGACGTGGCGCTGGCGCCGGAGGCCGGTCTGAGCGAGAGCGACCTGCTCCGGCTGGTGGCCGCGGTCGAGGTGTCGAGCGAGCACCCCGTCGCCGACGCCATCGTCCGGGCCGCCGACGAGCGCGAGATCGACCTCCCGACCGCGTCCGACTTCGAGGCCGTGCCCGGCTTCGGCGTGCGCGGCGTGGTGGAGGGCCGCCGCGTCGAGGTCGGCGCTGACCGGTTCATGGAACGGATCGGGCTCGACGTGGGGCCGCTGTCCGACGCTGCGGGCGCGCTCGCGGCCGAGGGCAAGACGCCGCTCTACGCGGCCGTCGACGGCGAGCTGGTGGCGGCGCTCGCCGTGGCCGACCCCGTGAAGGCGACGACGCCCGCGGCCATCGAGGCGCTCCACCGCGCCGGGCTCCGCGTGGCGATGATCACGGGCGACAACCGCGCCACGGCCCAAGCGATCGCGCGGCGGCTGGGGATCGACGAGGTGCTCGCCGAGGTGCTCCCGGCCGACAAGGCACAGGCCGTCCGCGACGTGCAGGGCGAGGGGCGGCGCGTGGCGTTCGTCGGCGACGGGATCAACGACGCGCCCGCGCTCGCCCAGGCCGACGTGGGCGTGGCCATCGGGACCGGGACCGACGTCGCCATCGAGGCGGCCGACGTGGTGCTCATGCGCGGCGACCTCACGGCGCTCGTCGAGGCCCGGGCGCTGAGCGCGGCCACGCTCCGCAACGTCAAGCAAAACCTGTTCTGGGCCTTCGCCTACAACGTCGTGCTCATCCCGGTCGCGGCGGGCGCGCTGTACCCGGTGTTCGGCGTGCTGCTCTCGCCGGTCCTGGGCGCGGCGGCGATGGGGCTCTCGTCGGTCTTCGTGCTCACGAACGCGCTCCGCTTGCGCCGCTTCACCCCGCCGAGGGTGGCGGGGTAACGCTCCGTGCCTCGCTGCGTTTGTCTGGGTGCCTCCTTCCGATCCATGTCCGTCTCCCCCACCCTGCTCGACCAAACCCTCGCCGCCCAGGGCGAGGCGCTCGTCGCCTACGTCCGCCAGCGGCTCGGGCCGGAGGCGGCCCAAGACGTGGTCCAGGACGCGCTCCTCCGCCTGGCCGAACGCGCGCCCGAGTTGGACGACCAGGCCGACCTCACGCGCTGGCTGTGGCGGGTCGTCCGCAACGCGACCGTCGACGCCAACCGGCGACGGGAGGCCGCCGAGCGCCGCGAGACCGCGTGGGCGTCCGAGCAGCCCGAGGCTGCGATGCCGGCTGGCGACGAGCCCGCGTTGTGCGCGTGCTACCGCCCGCTCCTGGACGGGCTGGCGCCCCAGGCCGCCGAGGTGCTCCGCGCTGACCTCAACGGCGAGGACCCCGCCGCGCTGGCGGACCGGCTCGGCGTCACCCCGGGCGCCCTCCGCGTCCGCCGCCACCGCGCCCGGGCGGCCCTGGGCGAGCGGCTGGCCGACGTGTGCCGCGCGTGCGCGGGCTGCCTCGACTGCTCGTGCGCCCCTCCCCCATCCGATTCCCCCGCTTCACTCTCCACCCCCACCATGGACACACCAAACACCTCCCAGAACGACCAGACCTTGCGCTTCGGCATCGAGGGCATGACGTGCGGCGGCTGCGTCGCCGCCGTGACGAGGGCGCTGGACCGGACGCCCGGCGTGGCCGTCGAGCACGTCGGCCTGAACGAGCCCGCCGTCGTCCGGCTCTCCGACGGCGCCGACCGCGAGGCCGTGCGCGGCGCCGTCGAGGGCGCGGGCTTCCGCCCCGTGTTCGACGCCGCCTGAGCCTCCGGCTCGTCGGCTGGGGCCGCCAGACACCCTCACGGGGGTGCCCGGCGGCCCCAAACCTTAAAAGGCGCTCAGGTGAGACGGAATCGCCGATCCATCAGGGGTCCGGCCGGTATCACTCCGTCTCATCCCCCTCAGCCCCTCCATGTCATACGGACGCTTCTTCGCGATGATCGCCGCCTCGACGGTGGCCATGTTCATCCTCATGTACTCGACGGTCTTCTCCACGGACCACATCTGGTGGAGCAGCACGAAGACGCTGATGGCGGTCTACATGGGGGCCACGATGGCCGTCATCATGCTCGCCTTCATGCTAAAGATGTACGACGACAAGCGGAAGAACGTCGCCATCTTCGTCGGGAGCGCCGTCGTGTTCGCGCTCGCGTTCTTCCTGTTCCGGGGGCAGACGACGGTCGGCGACGTGACGTGGATGAAGCAGATGATCCCGCACCACTCGCTGGCGATCCTGACGAGCGAGCGGGCCAACATCTCGGACCCCCGCGTGCGTCGCCTCGCCGACGAGATCATTCTGGCCCAGCGCCGCGAGATCGCCGAGATGGAGGCGCTCATCGGCGACCTCGAAGACTCGGACTACGAGAGCCCTGACCTCCCGCCGACGGTGCCGGAGGTCGAGGGCGGCTCGGAGGACATTCCGGAGGCGCCCGTCCTGACCGTCGGCGCGAGCCCCTTCCGGGGCGACGTGCTGGTCCTGGACGAGGTGACGGTCGAGTCGGACGCCTGGGTCGTCGTCCATCCCGAGGCGCCGGGCGGCGGGCCAGACGCCACGCAGGTTCTGGGGCGCTCGTTCGTGATGCACGGGACGAGCGAGCGCGTGCCGGTCGACCTCGACGCGCCGCCGACGGGGACGCTGTACGTGATGCTCCACGACGACACCGGCGAGATCGGCCGGTTCGAGTTCGGTGGGGCCGGGACGCCCGACCAGCCGCTCACGTCGGGCGGCGCGCCCGTCGTCGTCGAGGTCTCGGTGCGGTAAACCTCAGGCGGCCGCCCGGTCAGCGCGAGCGCGGAGCGGGAGGTCGACGAGCATGGGGAGCCCCTGGACCGCCGCGGCGACCAGGAACGCGACGCCCCGGGCGTCGGGCACGGCGACGAGGGCGAGGACCATCGCGGCGCTGAGGAGCGCGGCCGTGCCGTAGAGCGCCTTGCGGGCGCCGCCGTGGGCGACGGCCGCGCTGTAGGCGAAGCCGAGCGCGCCGACGAGGAACCAGAGGTGGAAGTAGGCGGCGTGCTGGAGCTCGGCGGCGTCCACCAGGCGGTCCCCCGTCTTGCCGCCGTGGCCGCCAGCGTCCGAGCCGGCCGGCGGCGTACTGGCGGCGGTGTCGTCGGTGGGTACGGGACCGCCCGGTTCGCGGGCGTCGGCGCCCTCCGGGCTGTCGTGGCCTCCGTCCGGATGGGCGTGCCCGCCCGGGTCGCCCTCGCCCGCGTCGGGGGAACCGGTGGACTCGCCGTGACCACCGTCGGGGTGGGCGTGCCCGTCCTCGCCCGAACTCTCCGCGGCGGCGGGTCCGTCGCTGACGGCTCCCGTCGCGCTCTCGGAGGCGGAGGACCCGGCGTGGTGGCCCGGCTCTCCGTGGCCCGAGGCGCTCTCCGCGGCCCCGCCGTGCCCCGACCCGTCGTGGGTGTGACCACCGCCGCCGACGACCACGCCGACGTTCACGGCCAGCGCGGCGGCCACCAGCCCGACCCAGACCCAGTGGTGCGAGTCCGTCCGCCCCCGCGCCTTGATGGCCACGGTCATCCCGACGGGCGGGAGCATCAGGAGCGCCCAGACGGCGACGATCGAGCCGAACACGCTCATCCCGAAGACCTCGGTGCCCGCGACGCCCATCGCGTGCGTGGCGAGGTACCCGGCGGTCGTGGTGACGCCCCAGGCGGCGAGGAGGGACTGGTCGGTCATCGCGTGAGGTCGGACCAATGCGGCGACGGCGCGGCCCTGGGTCGAGGCCGCGCCGCCGGAGGAATGGGCGGAGTGAGCTAGGCCGTCGCGCCCTGGGGCATGGCGTCGAGGAGCGACTGGCAGGCCTTCGAGCACTCGCGGCAGCACTCCATGCACACGCGGCAGTGGTCGTGCATGTCGGCGTGCTTCTCGCACTCGTCGGCACAGGCGTCGCAGGCGACGCGGCAGGCCTCGAGCTGGGCGCGGAGGAGCTGCGTGTTGGGCTCGGTCATCCGCGAGACGGCCCGGCCCGTCACGGCGCAGACGTCGGCACAGTCGAGGTTGGTGCGGATGCAGTACGTGAGGTCCATGTCCGAGTCCTCGCCGAGGCAGGCGTCGGCGCAGCTCGTACAGCACTGCTCGCAGGCGAAGGCGGAGTTGACGAGCGCGACGATCTGGTCGAGCTGGTCGGACGGGTTGGG is drawn from Rubrivirga sp. SAORIC476 and contains these coding sequences:
- a CDS encoding heavy metal translocating P-type ATPase, which codes for MPAALASDPLPVASGDGVSPPDVQSRATLGVEGMTCAACSTRVEKALQAVPGVHEATVNLATERATVRFDAAETTPLALAEAVQRAGYDVRTEEVSFAVSGMTCAACVGRVEKALQGADGVVEASVNLATERARVRYAAGTDVEALYEAVRRTGYDVVEATDGATAEDAEREARELDRGRLRRRLLWAAGLSLPLFLVEMVPMAIPGGMAWVDGLVPMQTRWLVAFGLATAVQFGPGWRFYRAGWAAARHGSPDMNTLVALGTTAAYGYSVIATFLPGVLPAGAVHVYYEASATIITLILLGKWFEARAKGQTSDAVRALLGLRAETARVVQGGVETEVPIEDVAVGDVVRIRPGEKVPVDGVVTEGTSYVDESMVTGEPVPVEKTEGGAVVGGTVNQAGALLVETTHVGADTVLAQIVQLVEEAQASRPAIQALADRVVAVFVPIVLVVAAVVFGVWLAVGPSPALTYALVAAVSVLIIACPCAMGLATPVSVMVGTGKAAELGVLFRKGEALQTLSEADVVALDKTGTLTEGRPTLTDVALAPEAGLSESDLLRLVAAVEVSSEHPVADAIVRAADEREIDLPTASDFEAVPGFGVRGVVEGRRVEVGADRFMERIGLDVGPLSDAAGALAAEGKTPLYAAVDGELVAALAVADPVKATTPAAIEALHRAGLRVAMITGDNRATAQAIARRLGIDEVLAEVLPADKAQAVRDVQGEGRRVAFVGDGINDAPALAQADVGVAIGTGTDVAIEAADVVLMRGDLTALVEARALSAATLRNVKQNLFWAFAYNVVLIPVAAGALYPVFGVLLSPVLGAAAMGLSSVFVLTNALRLRRFTPPRVAG
- a CDS encoding sigma-70 family RNA polymerase sigma factor, with the translated sequence MSVSPTLLDQTLAAQGEALVAYVRQRLGPEAAQDVVQDALLRLAERAPELDDQADLTRWLWRVVRNATVDANRRREAAERRETAWASEQPEAAMPAGDEPALCACYRPLLDGLAPQAAEVLRADLNGEDPAALADRLGVTPGALRVRRHRARAALGERLADVCRACAGCLDCSCAPPPSDSPASLSTPTMDTPNTSQNDQTLRFGIEGMTCGGCVAAVTRALDRTPGVAVEHVGLNEPAVVRLSDGADREAVRGAVEGAGFRPVFDAA
- a CDS encoding DUF305 domain-containing protein, which translates into the protein MSYGRFFAMIAASTVAMFILMYSTVFSTDHIWWSSTKTLMAVYMGATMAVIMLAFMLKMYDDKRKNVAIFVGSAVVFALAFFLFRGQTTVGDVTWMKQMIPHHSLAILTSERANISDPRVRRLADEIILAQRREIAEMEALIGDLEDSDYESPDLPPTVPEVEGGSEDIPEAPVLTVGASPFRGDVLVLDEVTVESDAWVVVHPEAPGGGPDATQVLGRSFVMHGTSERVPVDLDAPPTGTLYVMLHDDTGEIGRFEFGGAGTPDQPLTSGGAPVVVEVSVR
- a CDS encoding four-helix bundle copper-binding protein gives rise to the protein MRTQDILSTHPNPSDQLDQIVALVNSAFACEQCCTSCADACLGEDSDMDLTYCIRTNLDCADVCAVTGRAVSRMTEPNTQLLRAQLEACRVACDACADECEKHADMHDHCRVCMECCRECSKACQSLLDAMPQGATA